One window of the Hoplias malabaricus isolate fHopMal1 chromosome Y, fHopMal1.hap1, whole genome shotgun sequence genome contains the following:
- the LOC136679133 gene encoding transmembrane protein 150A-like yields the protein MTAWIVLPVSLAAFSITGIWIVYAMAVMNHHVCPVENWTYNVTCSEETAKPGFPKTCCTIQDIPLISKCGSFPPESCLFSLIGNVGAFMVVMVCLLRYAQIIEHSHHCWTNTSGLVSGFINAVGLVMVGNFQVDHAKTLHYVGAGVAFPAGLLFVCLQCVLTYRVAETALDYWMAHVRVALAAGSLVSLVLSGIFFIHESFVLQHAAAICEWVFTVVILVFYGTFTYEFGTVTSETMMAGLQRNLQHGSSVMLGGGSRGLGGGASKGLKSPGGSSTSTHLNCTPESIAML from the exons ATGACCGCCTGGATCGTCCTACCTGTCAGCCTGGCCGCCTTCTCCATCACCGGAATATGGATAGT ATACGCCATGGCTGTGATGAACCACCACGTGTGTCCCGTGGAAAACTG GACCTACAATGTGACGTGTTCAGAAGAGACAGCCAAACCTGGCTTCCCTAAAACATGCTGCACCATTCAAGACATCCCACTCATTAG TAAATGTGGCTCCTTCCCTCCAGAGAGCTGCCTTTTCAGTCTCATAGGAAACGTAGGAGCCTTCATGG tggtTATGGTGTGTCTTCTGCGTTATGCTCAGATTATCGAACATAGTCATCACTGTTGGACCAACACCAGTGGCCTGGTGTCCGGCTTCATCAATGCTGTGGGTCTGGTTATGGTGGGAAACTTCCAG GTGGACCATGCTAAGACTCTTCACTATGTTGGAGCTGGTGTGGCCTTTCCTGCTGgtctgttgtttgtgtgtctgcagtgtgtgttgacCTACCGAGTGGCCGAGACTGCCCTTGACTACTGGATGGCCCATGTCCGGGTTGCTCTTGCTGCTGGCTCCTTGGTGTCTCTGGTGCTTA GTGGCATCTTCTTCATCCATGAAAGCTTTGTCCTTCAGCACGCGGCTGCCATCTGCGAGTGGGTCTTTACCGTGGTCATTCTCGTCTTCTATGGAACCTTCACCTATGAGTTTGGCACTGTCACCAGCGAGACCATGATGGCTGGCCTCCAAAGAAACCTCCAGCACGGCTCTAGCGTCATGCTTGGTGGTGGTTCCAGAGGCCTGGGCGGAGGAGCCTCGAAGGGTCTGAAGTCACCAGGAGGCAGCAGTACCTCAACACACTTGAATTGCACACCAGAGAGCATAGCTATGCTTTAG